In the genome of Triticum urartu cultivar G1812 chromosome 5, Tu2.1, whole genome shotgun sequence, one region contains:
- the LOC125508550 gene encoding uncharacterized protein LOC125508550 isoform X1 — translation MGILLVSGRFLARRPALALAPRCSRGSPDKRGRDEVMPDFSDQVIYASSSVFARAQLSFTVLGDSSSTDWDKAWSTFKKKGKKTLFSEFSPNKYVTWNPRRSEYPLSEEVDPIKRAERSNLMLWTSPRFTLVGAIIIVSALLIYTLVVPPK, via the exons ATGGGGATACTACTGGTTTCCGGGAGATTCTTGGCTCGACGGCCTGCCCTCGCGCTCGCCCCTCGCTGCTCCCGAGGCTCCCCGGACAAGCGCGGCAGGGACGAAG TTATGCCTGATTTCTCTGATCAAGTCATTTATGCTTCATCATCAGTCTTTGCCAGGGCACAGCTTTCCTTCACCGTACTAG GTGACTCATCGTCAACCGACTGGGATAAGGCTTGGTCTACCTTTAAGAAGAAAGGGAAGAAGACCCTATTCTCGGAGTTCTCACCGAACAAATATGTGACCTGGAACCCACGGCGCAGTGAGTATCCATTATCAGAAGAAGTCGATCCAATCAAAAGAGCTGAGAGGTCTAACTTGATGTTGTGGACAAGCCCAAGGTTTACCTTGGTAGGGGCTATTATCATCGTTTCGGCATTGCTAATCTATACATTGGTTGTCCCACCCAAGTAA
- the LOC125508550 gene encoding uncharacterized protein LOC125508550 isoform X2: protein MGILLVSGRFLARRPALALAPRCSRGSPDKRGRDEGDSSSTDWDKAWSTFKKKGKKTLFSEFSPNKYVTWNPRRSEYPLSEEVDPIKRAERSNLMLWTSPRFTLVGAIIIVSALLIYTLVVPPK from the exons ATGGGGATACTACTGGTTTCCGGGAGATTCTTGGCTCGACGGCCTGCCCTCGCGCTCGCCCCTCGCTGCTCCCGAGGCTCCCCGGACAAGCGCGGCAGGGACGAAG GTGACTCATCGTCAACCGACTGGGATAAGGCTTGGTCTACCTTTAAGAAGAAAGGGAAGAAGACCCTATTCTCGGAGTTCTCACCGAACAAATATGTGACCTGGAACCCACGGCGCAGTGAGTATCCATTATCAGAAGAAGTCGATCCAATCAAAAGAGCTGAGAGGTCTAACTTGATGTTGTGGACAAGCCCAAGGTTTACCTTGGTAGGGGCTATTATCATCGTTTCGGCATTGCTAATCTATACATTGGTTGTCCCACCCAAGTAA